The DNA window TTTTTTTAGCCTTTCCAGTCTTTCCTGGGAAAAACCCAACTTTTCCCCAATCTTTTCGGCAATGGCGGTAACCCGCAGCGAGTGTCCAGCAGTATAAGAATCCTTGGCTTCAATAGCCATCACCAGCGCTTGAGTAATACTAAAGCAAAGCTCTTTTGATTGTTCATAGAGGCGGACAATAGACATTTGCGCCGCCAGATAATTGCAAAAAATCGTTAAATAATCAAGCTCAGTAAAATCTAGATTGCTATATAAAGTTAAAAAGCCTAAGTTTTGGTCTTTACTGGCTAAACCAACGGTAATAATTTTTCGATAGTTTTTTTCAAAAAATAATCCGGTAACGCTTCCGGCGGTAATGGTTGTCTCAAAATTTTGCAAAGAAGGAAAACAGGAGACAGTATCTACCGCCAGGGTTAACGGAATATCCTTTTTTTCAATCCCATATACCGCTACAGGGTAAAGATAATTTTCCTGCTTTTCCTCCCAGACCCAAACTATTCCGGCGGCGGCATTGCTAATATTTACCGCAATCTTCAGTCCTAAATCGGCAAGCTCTTCTAGATCCCTTACCTGGGCAATCTTCTGGGTTTTTATCGTTAAATCTTGAAGTTTTGAAATTTCATCAAGATAAAGCTTTTTTAACCGGTAATTTTCCCAGTAAACCACCGCTACCCCTATTACCATGACAAAAAGAAAGCCCGATTTAAAAATAAAATCAAACCATTTAACCTCCGGGTCAAGGTAAGAAACAATAAAATACATTCCCGCACTAACCCCGGCGGTTATAAAACCAAAAGTTGGACCGTAATAAAAAGTGTGAAGAGCCACCAGCAGTAGGTAGCCAAAATAAAACAAACTATGCGTTAAACCGGTATAGAAAATAATAATCGTTATAAACAAACAATCCAGCCAAAAAGCAAGTTTATAGCCAAAATCCCTTTTCTCGGGATTTAACCGCAAATAAGTATACAGGAGCACCGAATAAACTATAGCCAGTAATAAAACCAAAAACGCTTTTTTATTTATGGGCTCTGGATTAAGAAGAAAAAAGAATAATGCTCCTATCAAAGCAATAAAGCGTAGGCGGTGAAAATCACTGGTTAACTGGTCATTCATAAAATTCGCTCCAAGGATATTTTAATTCTCTAATTCTACATTATTTTTACTTTTTCCTGCCGCTTCGTAACCTTGCCAAAATGCTTTTTCGTTTAAAGGATGAACCCCTTTGGCTCCAAATATTTCTTTTAATACCTCTAAAACAGTAGCAGTTTCTATCACCGATGTAACCCCCCAGAAGATAAATATCCGCATGATATTGACAAATGAAACCCAACCAAATTCCCCCCTCTTGTAATTAAAAGAAAAAGCGGTCATGGCAACCGCTTTTTTTAAAATTTTTGTACTTATTCGACTTTTTTATCAAAAATCCTTCTTATCTCCCCAATTCATCCAGATAACTTAAAAGACGATTATTTTTAATAATTGCTGTCAATGAATATTTTTCAGTCAAGAGATGGAATAAAACTAAAAAGACAACAACCCCCACTTTTACTTTGTAAGAAAAAAGCAGCACTGCCGAATATCCCAAAATAAAGCCTAAAGCATTAGACCCCGCGTCCCCCATCATAACTTTTGCTTTTAAATCCAGCGGTAGATAAGCAAGCACTATGCCAAAAACCATATATAAAAACGTTGCTGCCGGATAAGTAAAATAAGTTAGGCCGATGATAGCCGCCAGAAAAATAAATACCTTCCCGGCTCTTCCCGGACGCAAATCAAAAAGGTTCATAAAATTAATTCCCAGCACTATTAACAAAAAATCTATCACCAGAAATTTAAAGGGCTCGTTTATTGTTAACATTAGGGCCAAAAAAGCCCCCCCAATTGCTTTTAAGGCTCCTGTAGTAAGCTTGTGTTCTAAAATTAATTTTTTAAAATGCCCCTTTAGCCCTTTTGCTTTTGCATCTCCAAAAAAATCATCAACAATTCCCAAAAAAGTCATAGTGGCAACACCGGAGTAAAATAAAAACCAAAATTCTCCCCGGGAAAATAGCAAAATTAATGGTGCCATACATAACAGCACCAGCAAAAAAACCAATCCCCCCGACTGGGGGATCAGTTCCTTTTGAAAATTAGGCCTAAGATGTCCAGCAGCAGTCAACAAGGCCAATACCGGTGGCATAAGAATGCGGGTTAACACAAAAGCTACAATTAATAACAGTATCTTGGTATAAATTAGCTACACCCCCTATTCCCCTGTAAATTTCCTCTTGAAAATTTCTTTCAAAATATCTCTAAATTGCTTACCCCGGTGGAGAAAACCTTTTAAATCTCTCCCCGTTTCCCGATGGGTCATCTCCACTGGAACTTCTACAATCCGGTAACCTTTTTTTAAGGCATCAACGGTCATTCCAAATTCCAGGGCATAACCGGGAGATAAGGGAAGGAGCGCTAAAAAGCTTTCCCTGGTAAAAGCTCTCTGTCCCGACAGCACCGCGTCGATCACCTGCCCGGTAAAAAGTTTTAACCCCCAGCGGGTGAGCTTTTTGACCAGCCCAACTCCACCCTTTTTCCGGGCTTTACCAAAGCGGGCTATTACCATATCCGCTTCTCCTGAAAGAAGGGGATTTAAGAGTTTTTCCGCCCAAGCTGCAGAACTTCCTAAATCTCCATCTAACAAGACCACAAAATCTCCAGTAAATTCTTGAGCTCCCGCCTCAATAGCCTTACCTTTACCCCTGTTTTGGGTAAGTTTTATAACCCTGGCCCCCGCTTTAGCTGCCTCCTGATAAGTATTATCCGTCGAGCCGTCATCAACCACTAAAACTTCTTTAACCCCCGGAATTTTAAAGGAAGCCCTTACCGTTTCCCCAATTCTTTCCTCTTCATTAAAAGCTGGGATAATCACCGAAACTTTTTTTTCCATAATGGCCCCCTTATTGTTCAATTGGTGGCACTAACCTTTTGGCAGTACTTTTAATGCCATAGTCTCCCGTTGTGCCAAGCAAACAGTACACCAAACTTAATTGGCCTGAAGGTAAATCTAAATCATCAATGGTACTAATTCTTTCTTTCTGGTAGAATTTAACGTAAGACTTCTCGACATTACTGTATTCAGTGCCAACTACAATAGGCACAGTTTTTAAAAATTTAATTAAAGGTACGTCCAGGTAATTAACTAGCTCACTATCGTTTAAACCTCCACCAATAATGACTACACCGTCTATTGGCACGCCATATTTTCCGTTAATTTTTAAGGCATCGGTTTTAGCTAAGGTTAAAAGGGTCGAACCATTTCCCGGAGCTAAAAGATTTTTTCCTACTTCTAAAGCAAATTTAGTGTAAAACTCTTTTTCATCTTTGGTTTGCCATTTCATTTGGGATTTTATATACTCGATATCCGAAGGGTTTGTAAGCTCCTCGGGAATTATCTCAGTTATACTGGTAATTTCTGCCCCCGCCGTTTTTAAAACCCCTTTTATTTCTTCGTTTAAACCGTAATACCCGGTGACAATAATTGCCACTTTTTTACCGGTAAGCTTGCCTTTAATTAATACCGGCAAGGTTTCCTCCTGGTACTGTTTTAAAACTTTATTGGTAACTTCCAGCTCTTCATTTAATGCTTCCAGTTCATCGTTTTTCTTTTTAAGCTCATCTAAGCGCTTTTCAATGCCCTGGGTAAGCTGTTTTTGCTGATTTAAAATTGCTTCTCCAATGTTACTATCATATCCTAAAGATGTACCAATGAAAATTCCTAAGCCTAAAGCCAAAAATACCGCAATTAACGAGGCAATGTGATATTTAAAATCAATAATCATAATAAATTCGCCTCCAGTACTAATTCCAAACTATATTCCAAATAAAAGTTTAAACTGAATTACCAAAACTTTAAATAAGTTTCTAGTAACCGGCGATACAGCTAAAATAATTAACACCGGAATTAAGGCCGCAATAATTAATTGCACTAAATATTTAGCTTTAAGGCGGCTTTTATAAAGTTTATTAACACCTTTGGCATCGACAAGTTTGGAACCCACTAAAAGCCTTACTAAAAAAGTACTTCCCATCCCTTTACGACCTTTTTCCAGAAAGTCAAACAGATTCGAATGAGTTCCTACCGCTACAATTAACTCAGCACCTTTTTCGTACGCCAAAAGCATCGCGATATCTTCCGAGGTTCCAGGAGCGGGGTAAATTTGGGCCGTAAGTCCCAAATCACGAAGCCGCGCTAAACCCGGAGCTTCACCGTTTGGATAGGCGTGCACAATAATTTCTGCTCCGCATTTTAAAGTTTCGTCGCTTACACTGTCCATATCCCCAATGATGATATCCGGACAGTAACCAGCCTCCCTTAAAGCATCAGCACCACCGTCCACACCAATTAATACTGGCTTTACTTCGTTTATATACAGGCGAATTGTCTTTAAATCTTCCTGATAGTTGTGACCGCGCACCACAATCAATGCCTGCCGCCCGCGAAAATCGGTTTTAACCGGTGGCGGTGGATATTGACCCAAGATAAGTCCCGTTTCTTTTTGAGCATAATTTAAGGTATTTTCAATAAAAGCCAACATAATATCGCCTAAGTTTTCTTTGGTAGCTTCCATTTTAACCTTAATTTGTTCTTCCGTTAAAATTGTTCCTTGCCCTAAAAACTCCCCATTGCGGTAAAGGGCACCTTCTTTGACAGTCAGGCAATCCCCTTCATTTAAAACCTCAAAAAGCTTTTTTGGTGCTTCATCTACAAGGATAATACCATTTTGCACAAGCAAGAGCGGACCAATATTAGGATATTTGCCACTAATTGAAGGAGCACAATTGACTACCGCTTTCACTTTTTTTTCAATTAAACCTCTAGCTGCTACTTCATCGATATCCTGGTGATCAATTACAGCAATGTGCCCGGGTTTTAACCGTTTAATAAGATTTTTAGTTTTTTTGTCTAAAAGGGCCGTGCCCTTTATTTCCATTTGTTGCCACCCCAAGCTACTTTTTTCCTTCCTATTATAGCATACTAAAAAACGCCAGGAAACCTGGCGTTTACGGTAGAAAATCTTAATTATTTATTAACTGACCTTTGCTTCCAAGCGCAAACGGTCAGCAATCATCGCAATAAATTCAGAATTGGTAGGTTTACCCCGTTCAACATTTATAGTATATCCAAAATAC is part of the Carboxydothermus pertinax genome and encodes:
- a CDS encoding glycosyltransferase family 2 protein yields the protein MEKKVSVIIPAFNEEERIGETVRASFKIPGVKEVLVVDDGSTDNTYQEAAKAGARVIKLTQNRGKGKAIEAGAQEFTGDFVVLLDGDLGSSAAWAEKLLNPLLSGEADMVIARFGKARKKGGVGLVKKLTRWGLKLFTGQVIDAVLSGQRAFTRESFLALLPLSPGYALEFGMTVDALKKGYRIVEVPVEMTHRETGRDLKGFLHRGKQFRDILKEIFKRKFTGE
- a CDS encoding copper transporter — encoded protein: MIIDFKYHIASLIAVFLALGLGIFIGTSLGYDSNIGEAILNQQKQLTQGIEKRLDELKKKNDELEALNEELEVTNKVLKQYQEETLPVLIKGKLTGKKVAIIVTGYYGLNEEIKGVLKTAGAEITSITEIIPEELTNPSDIEYIKSQMKWQTKDEKEFYTKFALEVGKNLLAPGNGSTLLTLAKTDALKINGKYGVPIDGVVIIGGGLNDSELVNYLDVPLIKFLKTVPIVVGTEYSNVEKSYVKFYQKERISTIDDLDLPSGQLSLVYCLLGTTGDYGIKSTAKRLVPPIEQ
- the steA gene encoding putative cytokinetic ring protein SteA, producing MEIKGTALLDKKTKNLIKRLKPGHIAVIDHQDIDEVAARGLIEKKVKAVVNCAPSISGKYPNIGPLLLVQNGIILVDEAPKKLFEVLNEGDCLTVKEGALYRNGEFLGQGTILTEEQIKVKMEATKENLGDIMLAFIENTLNYAQKETGLILGQYPPPPVKTDFRGRQALIVVRGHNYQEDLKTIRLYINEVKPVLIGVDGGADALREAGYCPDIIIGDMDSVSDETLKCGAEIIVHAYPNGEAPGLARLRDLGLTAQIYPAPGTSEDIAMLLAYEKGAELIVAVGTHSNLFDFLEKGRKGMGSTFLVRLLVGSKLVDAKGVNKLYKSRLKAKYLVQLIIAALIPVLIILAVSPVTRNLFKVLVIQFKLLFGI
- a CDS encoding HD domain-containing phosphohydrolase produces the protein MNDQLTSDFHRLRFIALIGALFFFLLNPEPINKKAFLVLLLAIVYSVLLYTYLRLNPEKRDFGYKLAFWLDCLFITIIIFYTGLTHSLFYFGYLLLVALHTFYYGPTFGFITAGVSAGMYFIVSYLDPEVKWFDFIFKSGFLFVMVIGVAVVYWENYRLKKLYLDEISKLQDLTIKTQKIAQVRDLEELADLGLKIAVNISNAAAGIVWVWEEKQENYLYPVAVYGIEKKDIPLTLAVDTVSCFPSLQNFETTITAGSVTGLFFEKNYRKIITVGLASKDQNLGFLTLYSNLDFTELDYLTIFCNYLAAQMSIVRLYEQSKELCFSITQALVMAIEAKDSYTAGHSLRVTAIAEKIGEKLGFSQERLERLKKAALLHDIGKIGIPEKILNKPGKLLPDEYREIQNHPEIGAEIIKPIAQMRDIIEIIYHHHERYDGTGYPSGLKGEEIPLEARVLAVADAFEAMTSDRSYRKALTKKEAIAEIINQKGKQFDPQVVEAFLEVVKEDGGYENAS
- a CDS encoding UDP-N-acetylmuramyl pentapeptide phosphotransferase; translation: MAPLILLFSRGEFWFLFYSGVATMTFLGIVDDFFGDAKAKGLKGHFKKLILEHKLTTGALKAIGGAFLALMLTINEPFKFLVIDFLLIVLGINFMNLFDLRPGRAGKVFIFLAAIIGLTYFTYPAATFLYMVFGIVLAYLPLDLKAKVMMGDAGSNALGFILGYSAVLLFSYKVKVGVVVFLVLFHLLTEKYSLTAIIKNNRLLSYLDELGR